Sequence from the Orcinus orca chromosome 11, mOrcOrc1.1, whole genome shotgun sequence genome:
CCAGACCCTCTCTGGACACCGGGCACCTGTCAACCTGCAGCCAGGACTAGGGTTCCTCTTCCTTCTGACTTAGTCTGGGAAGAGGCGAAAACAGACGGCACGCCAAGGTACAGAGCCGGCTTTCTGCGTGTGGCTTTGGCGTGAGGGCGAGTTTCTCCGCGCCGCCCGCAGCCCACCCGGCACCCGGAGTATCCCAGAGGGCCCGGCCGCCTTTTTGGGAGCAGTTCTCCAGGCAACCacgcccctccccatccccccgccCGCAGGAAGTGCCACCGCCCAGCTCGGGCCCCCGGGCAGCGCCTCCGCCGTCTCCCGAGCTGGCACCCGCCGCCCTTGGATCAGCCTGGGCGCGCCCGGGCCCAGACGCGCACGAAGTCTCCTCCCGAAGCCCCGGCCCCGAAGGAGAAAACGCCGAGCGCTGGGCCCAGCGCGCCCCCGCTTTGGGGAAGCCCGGGCTCGGCCGGCGGCAGGGTGGCGCCCTCTGGGGCCCTCCCGAGGGTCAGCTGCGGGCGGCGGCCGGGGCGCGGCGGGCGCGGGAAGCCAGAGGACGGCTGACTCATCTTCCTTCCCGCCGCCGTGAGTCACCCGCCTCCCCCGGGACCCGCTCCCTCTACCCCCACCGCCCCCGCCGTCCTGTGGCGCCCCCTGGCGGCCGCCCTGACTCCCCGCTGCCCCTCCCAGCGCTCTGCGCCCCGCCCCGTGGCCCCGCCCTCCTCGCCCCTACGCGTCTCCACCTTCTGAGCTGAGGCGCTCCGGAAGCCTTCTATGCTTAGTTTATGCATTTAATTCATACTCACAGCCACCCTGGGGGAGGCAGTTGCCATTATGCACCCATACTCAGATAAGGAAATCAAGGCTTAAGTCATGATGtaatgacaattttttaaaaaatatttatttttggctgcgttgggtcttcgttgctgcgcgcgggctttctctagttgctgagagcgcgggctactcttcgctgcggtgcgcaggctctaggcgcttggtcttcagtagttgtggcacatgggctcagtagttgtggttcacgggctctagagcgcaggctccatagttgtgtgACTCGTTCAAGGTTGCTGGGACCCAGGCCTCAGTCCCCAAGCCCTGGGGCACTTTCCATTTTCTCAATGtcatctcccctctctcctcctgcagGCAACCCATGTGACTCACGGTGGAACTCAGCTCACATCCAGATTCCAGCACCGGTGAGTAAGTTACCCTGCTGGATGCATTTGCATGAGAACCCACCGAAACAAATCCCCCTGCTGGGAAGCCAGCTCTGTGGGGCCgggatttcttttcctctgttttattcACCGCTGTctctccagtgcctagaagagTGAGTGTCTACATTTCATGGAGCTCCACAGATAAATGAAACCTCTCCGCCAAAGAGGCCAGGCAGTCCCAACAGGCCtcaaggagatggagagagggacttccctggtgatccagtgattaagactcctcCCCCCAAAAATGGGGAGACAGGAAGTGAAGGGTGGTGGAGGGGTCAGTTCTTCTCCCAAACCTCTCCCAGAAGGAAAGACGCCTCCT
This genomic interval carries:
- the LOC117196311 gene encoding translation initiation factor IF-2-like; the protein is MHLGRGENRRHAKVQSRLSACGFGVRASFSAPPAAHPAPGVSQRARPPFWEQFSRQPRPSPSPRPQEVPPPSSGPRAAPPPSPELAPAALGSAWARPGPDAHEVSSRSPGPEGENAERWAQRAPALGKPGLGRRQGGALWGPPEGQLRAAAGARRAREARGRLTHLPSRRRNPCDSRWNSAHIQIPAPAAATWEEPSITTASDPGPLDSCYNTEEP